GTTAAAGCCAAGGTGAGTAAACCTGTGGAGGCGAAAACTAAGCCTTTAATTAATATAAAAAATAAAGAAAGTTCACAAAATGAGCTTAACCCCAAAATAATGCCGGAAAATAAGGGCGATTTTTTTAAATTTAGCGAGAATCCTTTTAATTTAGAAAAAAAGACTAGCCCTGAAATTAATGGCCTTGACAGCCAAATGCTAAAAAGGCTTGAATTGGATCCGATTGATAAAAGTGAATCACAAATTCTTAACGACAAAATTGATCAAAGTCTATCTAATTTAGAGCAAACGAAAAAAAATACTAAAAACACCAATACCCAAAATTCTAAAAGTGAGCTTGATAGACAACAAATTGAAATCAATTATCTTATTGAAAAACCGGTTTTAGAAAAATCACAAATTGAAAATCTTGACTTTTCGGCTCTTGATTCCTTTTTTGAGCAAAAACCTATAAGTGTTCCAAAAAAAGAAAAACCGGTTGATGCTAATTTCTTTAGCGAAGAAGAATTTCAACTAATAAATGAAAGGTCAATTAATAATTTTAACATTTCTGGTTTAAGTGAGCTTGATCATTTTAAAACACCGAATATTGGTTTAGACAAAGCTTTTACTAAAACTGTATATGAACCTTTTCAAATTGAGACTCATACTGGCATTAAAAAGGAAAATGACACTGTTTTTCTTGGACAGAAAAACGAAAATCTCAATATTTATCTTTTAGATAAGCTGTCCCAACATAATATAAGTGCTAATTCACGAGCTAAACAACTTTATCATAGTTACTATAATCCTAATTTTACGAGAAAATATTTTAAACCTAAATATTTTGGCTTTAAATCACTTGATTATAATGATACAAGATATTTGCAAGCATATCAACGCAATATAAGATTTGCACCCGGAACCGCAATTTTACTTGATTCTCAAGATGGCGAAAGTCTTTTTCTAACAAATGCGCATGTTTTATACATTGACAAAGTTCCATTTTGAGAAAAACCTTCCTATCCTTTTATGCGATTTTATTATAATGATAAAGTAAACGATCTTGGATCGTTAGGGTATTTGGGAATTTTAAGTCTTTTTTGAATTAAACAAGAATATGATAAAAAAATCACAGAGCTAAAGAAAAAAGAAAAAGATTTTTCACAAAAAAATCATCATATTTATATTGGTTCTGCAACACCAAAGATGATGTGGAAATTCAGCATTGATTTACATAAAAACTATTTCCGACTAGGCCCGAATTTTAATAATCATGGCAAAGATCTTGGAATTTTTTATTTTAACCATGGTAAATTCACTCATGATATTGAAGCTGTTCTTGAATTTTATGAAAAACATCGCCAATCACTTTTGTCGCAATTTCGTTTTTCAAATGGAGAGTCAATTGATAAAGGAATTTTAGAATTTAAAAATCAGTTTAAAACCTTTCAGCAATTTTGAGAGCAAGCTAAAAAATTTCCGCCTTTAAAAATTGCTGAAAGAATCTGAAAAAATGGTGAAATTGATTATACTACAAAAATTGGAGGTTTTTGACCGCAGTTTTCTTTTGCCAAAAACATGTTCAAAGGTGTTTATATCAATAATGGGTCCCCACATTTTTTTGCCACAAATGGGCCAGGAGCATCAGGAAGTGGCATTTTTAATGCAAATGGCGAGTTAGTTTTTATTAACCAATTGATTGTCCTTAGTAAGGACCAAAAAAAACTTTATTATGACCAAAATAATCTAACAAGCCACCTTGCGATTGGAATCTTGTTCCGCGATGGGAAATCCGATTTGGTTAGCGAAATCAAAAAATTCTATTATAAAAATAAAGAAGAACAAAACGAAACTGAACAAAGCCAAGTCAAAGTTACTGAAGCGTCTAATTTTATTCAAATCAGCGCTTAAAAATAACGCTCAAACTAAAACAAAACAAAATTATAAAAAAATGGCAATTCAAATCCTTTTTGCTATTCTAGTTTTAATTAAGCAAAAAAGAAAAAAATTTTTAAAAAAAACTAAAAATTGCTTATTTTTCCTAAAAAAGTCTCGCTTTTTTCATTTTTAGTTTGTTAAAAAGATACAAAATTTATGCTATAATTTTCAATGAAGAAAATAATTTATCTGGGAGTTTGAAATGAGCAAATCCGCAAAGAAAACCTGGTTTTTAGGCACTATTTTTCCTTTTGTTCCAATTTTTTTGCTAGCTGGAGCATGTAATGCTAGCAAAAATCAAGAAAGTAAAACTTCAATCCCAAAGGAAAATGCCCAAAAAACAGCAAATATAAACTCTCAAGACGAAGCTCGCCTACAAAAAAATGCGCAAGATAAAAAACAAGATTCTGCAAATTCAAGCCCTTTTCTTGAAAATCAGAAAAATGATCTTGAACTTCGAAGAATTGAATTAATTGAAAAGGAAAAAAAACAAGAAGAAAGGTTAGAAAAAATAGAAACGGAAGCAAGAAAAATTAAGCAAAAAGAAACGAAAATTGTTGGCAAAATCGAAAAAATAGAAGCTAATGTATCTGAGGCAAAGCAAAAAAAACAAGAAGAAAAAGCTCAACTTGAAAAAGAAAAAGCTCAACTTGAAAAAGAAAAAGCTCAACTTGAAAAAGAAAAACAAGAAGAAAAAGCGCGAATCGAACTGGAAAAACAGCAACTTGAACAAAAAGCAAAATTGGAAAAAGAAAAGCAAGAACTTTCGCTTAAAGTAAACAAACAAATTTTAGTAGAAAAAAAAGAACTCGACGAAATTTTTCGCAAAATTCCCGATTTTTTAGAGATTTCACAAAGCGAGAAAAACCGTTCATATAATAGTATCGATACGCTTTTGTGAAAATTAAGAGAAAAACCTTCAACTTTTCACTATACAAATTTTATCCAAAAACTAAAAAATTTCGATGATGAACATTATGATCTTTCTTTTAAATTTCCTTTTGAAGTAAAAGTGGAAAAAAGCTCAAGCGATATTAATGAGCATCGACTTGAAAATGTTGAACTTTTTCTTGCAAAAAAGGGAACATCATTAAAACTTACAAAAAAAGTAACACTTTTTTGAAATTTAAATAATTTAGCAAAGCTAGAAAAAACTGAAGCCGAATTATATAAAAAAGAACTTTTACCGGTTTTTAGCAAAATTAGCCCTTCAATTTTAGCTTATGCTCTTGTAAATTCGGATAAGGAATCATTTTTTGACTCGCCGCTTTTTGCCGATTTTAGCGCCGCATTTAATCAAATTTCTCTTTCCGTTGGTCTTAAAGGCGAATTTCTTGGGATAAAATTAGCTCAAAATCCTGAAAAATGATCATTTGATATTGTGAGTGCAAGCCCTAATGATGAAACAGGTGAGTTAAAATTAAGAGTGCAAAAAACAAAAACTGAGGATACAAAGCAAAATATCGGTGCAGTTCAGGAATTTAGTTTCACTGGTTTTAAAAAAAATAATGACGAAGACTTCGAATTTGAAGTAGATCCTAATTTAGTCTGACCACAAATTCGGGATAAAAATATTTTCAAAGATAACCAGCACGAACAAAATTTATCGGAGGTGCAAAAAGGGCAAATTGGCAAAATTTTACTTGATAATTTATTCTTTAAATTAAAAGATAAAAACGATCCGGATATTATTCTAAAAGATTTCCAAATTAGCAAACATATAAAAAATAATAGTAATTTTTTCGCCTATCCACAAGTAATTTCGCTAAAATGATCTGAGACTAACCAGGAAGCTAATAAAAAAATTAAAATGGAAATCAAAGATAAAAAATTACAATACAGTTTCAATTTAGAATTCGCATATTTAGCACCAAATTCAACACTGAATCCAAATGATCAAAGCTTGCAATTTGCTAGTTTTAAGACAAAACTAATCAAAGGCGAAATTCCGCTTGAATATTTTCTAAAATAAGTTTGCTTTTTTGATAAAGGCGAAAAAATTAAATTAATATTAATAAAATATGAAAAAAAGCTGAAAGACGATGGTTTGACCGCAAACCAAAAAAATTAGGTTAAATTTTCAAAGAGCAAGCCTGATTCATAGCTATCGAATTATATCATAAAATGTTAATTAGAAAAAATATTTTCTGATATAATTTTTTTAAAATTTAACTAATTTAGCCTTATTTTGAAAAATGGTATAAAAAATGTGGAAATTCCTTAAATCTTGTACTGAAAACTGTTATTCTGAGCCACAATTCGCTTTTATTGGTCGTTCTAATGTTGGAAAATCCTCATTAATTAACGCGCTAGCGAATAAAAAAATTGCAAGAATTTCTGCTCAACCAGGACGTACGCAATTGCTAAATTTTTATCATAACCAAAGCAACAAACTCGTTGTTGATCTTCCTGGTTATGGTTTTGCTCGTATTTCGAAGACAAAAAAAACGGAAATTGAGCTGATGATTGCTAATTATTTTGCTAAAAATCAAACGCTTTTGTGCGTTTTTTTGCTAATCGATGCTCGCATTGGATTTCGCGATCTTGATTTTGAAATGATCGAATTTATTATCTCTTTTGGACACAAAATTCAAATTTTAGCAAATAAAGTTGATAAAACAAATCAATCCCAAAGAGCTAAACTAGCAAAACAATGCGAGAAATTAGCGTTAAATTGTCTTTTAGTATCAGCAAAAACGAAGCTTAATTTTCCAAAGTTAGTTAATTTAATCTCTTAGTAGATTTTTTTATAAATTTTCAAATTTATATTGTATAATGTAAATCATCTAACTTAGCTTATTTATTTTTTCAAGAAAAAAAATTTTTCAAAAAAAAATTTTTTATGAAAAATTTTTGTTTAAAAATCAAAAAATCTAGTATAATAA
The sequence above is a segment of the Mesomycoplasma flocculare ATCC 27399 genome. Coding sequences within it:
- a CDS encoding LppA-related lipoprotein, with protein sequence MSKSAKKTWFLGTIFPFVPIFLLAGACNASKNQESKTSIPKENAQKTANINSQDEARLQKNAQDKKQDSANSSPFLENQKNDLELRRIELIEKEKKQEERLEKIETEARKIKQKETKIVGKIEKIEANVSEAKQKKQEEKAQLEKEKAQLEKEKAQLEKEKQEEKARIELEKQQLEQKAKLEKEKQELSLKVNKQILVEKKELDEIFRKIPDFLEISQSEKNRSYNSIDTLLWKLREKPSTFHYTNFIQKLKNFDDEHYDLSFKFPFEVKVEKSSSDINEHRLENVELFLAKKGTSLKLTKKVTLFWNLNNLAKLEKTEAELYKKELLPVFSKISPSILAYALVNSDKESFFDSPLFADFSAAFNQISLSVGLKGEFLGIKLAQNPEKWSFDIVSASPNDETGELKLRVQKTKTEDTKQNIGAVQEFSFTGFKKNNDEDFEFEVDPNLVWPQIRDKNIFKDNQHEQNLSEVQKGQIGKILLDNLFFKLKDKNDPDIILKDFQISKHIKNNSNFFAYPQVISLKWSETNQEANKKIKMEIKDKKLQYSFNLEFAYLAPNSTLNPNDQSLQFASFKTKLIKGEIPLEYFLK
- the yihA gene encoding ribosome biogenesis GTP-binding protein YihA/YsxC; translated protein: MWKFLKSCTENCYSEPQFAFIGRSNVGKSSLINALANKKIARISAQPGRTQLLNFYHNQSNKLVVDLPGYGFARISKTKKTEIELMIANYFAKNQTLLCVFLLIDARIGFRDLDFEMIEFIISFGHKIQILANKVDKTNQSQRAKLAKQCEKLALNCLLVSAKTKLNFPKLVNLIS
- a CDS encoding Mhp366/Mhp367 family surface (lipo)protein produces the protein MNWKKLFISFSYLLFLPLTIVSCFDFKTGNVKAKVSKPVEAKTKPLINIKNKESSQNELNPKIMPENKGDFFKFSENPFNLEKKTSPEINGLDSQMLKRLELDPIDKSESQILNDKIDQSLSNLEQTKKNTKNTNTQNSKSELDRQQIEINYLIEKPVLEKSQIENLDFSALDSFFEQKPISVPKKEKPVDANFFSEEEFQLINERSINNFNISGLSELDHFKTPNIGLDKAFTKTVYEPFQIETHTGIKKENDTVFLGQKNENLNIYLLDKLSQHNISANSRAKQLYHSYYNPNFTRKYFKPKYFGFKSLDYNDTRYLQAYQRNIRFAPGTAILLDSQDGESLFLTNAHVLYIDKVPFWEKPSYPFMRFYYNDKVNDLGSLGYLGILSLFWIKQEYDKKITELKKKEKDFSQKNHHIYIGSATPKMMWKFSIDLHKNYFRLGPNFNNHGKDLGIFYFNHGKFTHDIEAVLEFYEKHRQSLLSQFRFSNGESIDKGILEFKNQFKTFQQFWEQAKKFPPLKIAERIWKNGEIDYTTKIGGFWPQFSFAKNMFKGVYINNGSPHFFATNGPGASGSGIFNANGELVFINQLIVLSKDQKKLYYDQNNLTSHLAIGILFRDGKSDLVSEIKKFYYKNKEEQNETEQSQVKVTEASNFIQISA